DNA from Acanthochromis polyacanthus isolate Apoly-LR-REF ecotype Palm Island chromosome 7, KAUST_Apoly_ChrSc, whole genome shotgun sequence:
AGATGCCTTCTGAAATCTGGTCGACAATTTCTTTGAGTCTCGTAGCAGAAATGGAGCTGTTATTGCTTGACTGAAGTCCATAATTGTGAATTGTAAAATGTTTAGCGGGTCAATGTCAGTTGATTGGATGCAGTAGTAGTGTTTACTTAATTTATCTATGCATTGTGCtatgaatatttagtttgtttcaGGGGTACACCATGTTTGACATGTTCATAGAGCTACTTTTTCACCATAATGTGTGTACAGACAGGATTCATACCTATTAACCATCGTTAAGTTTGATCAAGTAATTCATTTTCTAAGCCCAGCATCAGAGAGGATATTTACATCTGCATTTAATGTAAATAATTAGCAAATAGCCTTTAAAAAGTCTATTAACTGACCTCTTACACTTGTGAATCTGTGTTGATACAAAGGTTTTAATTCAATTCCTTGTCAGAAAGGCAATAATTTGTAGATATGTACAGATATTTTGGGTTTTGCATTTTCCCGGTTGACTTGgtgttctgatttatttttctctttgggAAGTCATGATACCCACACACCAGGATACAGCTGAAACCACGCATGCCAGCTGTGCCTGTTTCTCAAGCGTACCACTGAAAACGGCTTTACCTGAAGACGTATTGATATTACTCAATGTTGCAATTTTGCATTCGAAATTTGCAGCCATGTGTAAAAGACACTCATCTTTCtttccttgaaaaaaaaaatctttttacatGTCGTCTATTTGTCTTGATGGTAAAGGGATGGCTGCTGCTCTAAGTATGTGGAGAGCTAATTTCTCTTTTAATGCAATGTGCATAATGCAGTAGGTCCTCCAAGCTCTTCTAGCTTTAGCAGTGCAGTGATATTTATTTCACCTGTGGTTTGTACAAAGACTCAGAAAAACTGTCAGAATGTAAAGGCCATTAAGTAGTAGAAGTAGGTTTTTCACCACCCTGTGAACTCTcgaaaatgtgatattttattgataTCTCTGGTATGAGACTTGTGTGTGCGAGCAAGCACTAAacaaatttattttatattttgtattgtgttttgaagtttaaaaaggaaaaaaaaaatatagcagTTGTggttttgaaaaagaaaactcgAGTCctttgatgaaaacaaaaacacctttgtgaataaaaacctacaaaacttaaaaatgtatatCCAGAAATATAGACAATCAAAAACTTCACTATGAGAAATGTTCAAGAAGCTATCTTTATCTTTGTTTATAAGAATTGTACATATacattgagtttttttttttttcttttgttaaacattattttgtattttctgttgtaCTTTAATACCTTGTGTACAGATCCAGAAATAAAGCTCTGGAAAAGGTTCGAAGATGATTGCATGTTCTTTAATATTACATGATAGATGTAAAAGAGATACTTTTGGTATTGAGTTACAGtacttattttacaaaattgcaaaaacaaacttttactGCTTAAATTTATACAATTTTACTTGCTGCATTTCCCATAAATACACAAGAGGAAAATTTAGCAACATGATGTAAAAATCGTTCTTGGCTTAGGGAAAACGACAACTGACAAAATAATCTCAGCTAGGCCACATGGTTGTTTGTTCTGGGGCTTTCAACGGAATCGCCTCGTCTTAATCAGCAGATCTGTAGACAGCTGTCATGGtgtctacttttgtttttgtagagAATGGTTCAGTAATGGTTCTATAACTGAGCCATCTGCAGATGGACTTCATGTGTGATCTGGTCAAAAGCTCCAGAATAAGTGACCTTTGAGCAGTTGAAACTTGCCATTATCTGCAATATCTAAACCACCGGATGAGGAAAACAATGCTAAAGTACGTATTCCCTTCAATTTACACCACAAGAGGAAGTAGAAAACACAGTTTACTGCTCTGCTTTCAAACAAATCCACCACCAGCATTATAAAAACTGGACTGGTTATCTGTTACCTTGGTCTTCTGAGAGGGATGGGTAGACTCAGAAAGTCCTCAGCCAGAGCCACTTCCACACCAGAGTCCTGCAGAGCTTCCTCAGCTTGCCTTTGGAGCTCTGAAACATTGTCCTCATCTCCCTCCTTCTGCAGGGAGCTCGGTTTGTACCGCTGACTGAAGTGATACAGGACCAGTCTCTGTGCACAGCAAGCCCGAGCCACCGCTGCTGCCATCTCAGGTGTGCTGTGTCCGTGGTCCACCGCTTTCTCTCGGTGCTCGTTCCCAAGGGTGGCCTCGTGAACCAGAACGTCCGCTCCGCTACACAGCCTCAGCGGTCCTTCCCCGAGGACTGAGCTGCAGTCCCCTAAAATGCAGACTTTCCGCCCTGGTATAGCTTCTTCCAGCACCTCACTGGGCAGCACCACACGGCCGCTCTGAAGAGTAACCGACTCTCCGGCTTTGAGACGCCCATAGAAAGGTCCTGGTTTCAGGCCTGAGGGGCACAAAAGGAGATTAGTCACTGTAATCCACACCTGTTATTTAAAAGGTATGTTTTCTGACATAGTTTATCGTGCCATAGTTGTTACAGAAACTTTCAATAATTTCCCAAGCAGAATATGAATTAAAGAAAAGCTCACTGCTGTACAATAAATGCCAAAGACGCgtaattttttattcttgtaTTAATCTCTTTTCTACTTTACAGTCAtggaatctgtgtttttaatagtttcaTTGCTAAAACTTCAAAACACAGACATCTGAATCATCTGCTTCGCATTTAATATGTACCTGATGTCACTTTTTATTCAAACATTTTATGACCATCATTACAATGTTCCATTACTGGACTAAGGACACTTCGTTAGGAAACCAACTGCAATCTGTAACTGATACTGAACAGGTGTGAATTTAAAATTGTGTCTCTCTTAACATTTCTTCACAATGGTCCAACGTTTTAAAAAAGATATCTATCAAAGAGACAGAAGCTACTTTTTACCTAGTTCCTTCAGTACTTCAGTTTTCAGTCTTCCAGGTCGATCACGCTCCTGAATGCAAAAACCAAAGGAGGGGATGCGGTGAAACAACCTGAAGGCTTTCACCACAAACTTCTTGTCTTCAAACAGGAAATAAGAGTCACTTTGGACATCCAGGGAGATCGTCTTGCCCGGCTGCTCCTGTGGATGGGGAGGACCGCTCTCTGCTGTCATCTAATCAGAGAGAGGAAACACGAATACACACAATGCAAAAACTTAAAAGATTTTTACATGCTTCTGTAATTATTTTGGAGGAAACCGTTAGAACTTGTGAGATGAGGAAATCTTTTCAAATAAGTGAGAGTTGAACCAAAAATTAtacttgaatttttttaaaggttcCTTCAAGTTCATTGAAATTTGGACATTTGTAACAGCACAGATACATCAGAACACAACAACTTCACACTAAGGGACATCTCCAGTATTACGGCTACTAACAAGATACATTTGTTGAATGCAATGAAGGCCTAAAAATCTGCTGAGGCATGAAAGGTTGAATGTAATTAAATGCCTTTTTGGGCAATTTGGGATACAACTGATGTAAAACAGAATCCACACCACActtaatttctgtattttgccCAAAACCTTATCACAGTCAGTTATTACAGCAACATCTTTCCATAAGGGAACCACAAAGAATTACTGTTTTcatattgtgaaaaaaaaaacagatgaattgCATGTCTGAATTGAGCAATACAGTAACTAACAACAGGCAAGGTGTGATCTTTGTACAGGAACACCAAAGTCTGCTGCCTACCTCCTGGCTGAGCTGTCCTTCCACTGGACTCTGGTCAGATGTGGGCTCCAGCTCATGTACTAAAAGGACACACATTGTATAGTACAGATGTAGCACTCACTCTGGAATAGTTCATTGTTGGCCATCAAGAATCCCAACATGAACAGGCCACTGCAATCAATCACAATCAGTCACTTCCACAGTACTAGACCCATTCACTGTCACTCACAACACATGAGCCAATCACCGGCAGTCTCTGTCCCACCTGGAATCCACCCCGTTCCTTTGTTTGAAAGCacatcagcttcattcagtcacatacacacacagtcactggAACAACAGGATCACCCCACACCACTCAGATCTGAACAACCATCTACTTTTCTCAGCCTGGAAATCACAGCATTAAAGAGGAAGTGAGTTCAAACTCCTGTAAAGCATGCTGAAAGCTAATTGAtatcatgctaatgctaacaggcCTTCAACTGCTTTTGGATTTCTGGATGCCACCCACCTGAACCAACATCGTGTTGAATGTTGGTGAGAAACTAATGGCAGATATGATTGCTGcgactgatgatgatgataatgatgaagcctgtctgctgaacaggtTAGGCTTCAATGGATGATTTGAACTGATGGCAAGCTACCTTGGAACAAACTGGAAAACAGCTGACAAGATTCATCCCTTCACCCACCTCACACATTGACAGGCTTCGAGCTGCACAGCTTCATCACTTTCCCAGTGGTGTGGTAGGACTTGTTTGGACATATTTGGAATTGTTTGGATTGG
Protein-coding regions in this window:
- the elac1 gene encoding zinc phosphodiesterase ELAC protein 1 — protein: MTMDITFLGTGSAYPSPHRGASALVLRTDGDCWLFDCGEGTQTQLMKSQLRASRITKVFISHLHGDHLFGLPGLLCTVSLNTNSDPQQNLNCVDIYGPRGLRHFLRVTLSLTGSQLLFPYAVHELEPTSDQSPVEGQLSQEMTAESGPPHPQEQPGKTISLDVQSDSYFLFEDKKFVVKAFRLFHRIPSFGFCIQERDRPGRLKTEVLKELGLKPGPFYGRLKAGESVTLQSGRVVLPSEVLEEAIPGRKVCILGDCSSVLGEGPLRLCSGADVLVHEATLGNEHREKAVDHGHSTPEMAAAVARACCAQRLVLYHFSQRYKPSSLQKEGDEDNVSELQRQAEEALQDSGVEVALAEDFLSLPIPLRRPR